The DNA segment TCCATGGTACAGCAGCACACAAACGGCACAGCTTCTACATGGTAGGCATGTTGTTGGGTATGCAGGGATGATGGATGAGTCATTCTTGAACCGCGTATGCGAAGGTAAAGGATTTATTGCGGAGATTGATGGTGATTATATAGCCTCATATAGACATGAACCTGTGCGTATGCATCCGCTATCTAAGTACCAAGATGTGACACTTGATATTAGTATGTTGGTGCCGCTTCAGGTGACGGTTGATAAGCTGCAGGCCGTGATTCATGGTGTTGATGGTCGTATTGTACGCGTGCAGTTGATAGACTTTTTTGAAAAGAAAGAGTGGAAGGATAAACGATCGCTTACGTTCAGATATGTTGTGCAAGATCATCACGCAACATTGGATAAGGGTGCTATTGATACGATTGTATCCTCTGTGGAACACGCGGTTGCCAAACAGGGAGTTGAAGTTCGATGAAGCGAGCTCGAGAGTTACAGAACTATGCATGGATCGGTGGTGCGATTTTGCTTTTAGATCGTATCACTAAGTGGATTGTTTTGCATTATTTAGAAAATGAATATATATGCACATCATTTTTATCATTTGATCTTGTCGTTAATCGTGGTATCTCGTGGGGGATGTTCCATTCGACCAATCAAGCAATGTTCATGTTGGTGACGACATTGGTGATGGGAGTGATTGTTTTTTTGATCTCACATGCATATACGCGCTGGAGTGATAGTTTTGCGATTTATGGTGAAATAATGGTTTTGGCGGGAGCGCTATCCAACCTATTTGATAGATTTATGTATCGTGGCGTTATTGATTTTATTGAAGTAACGACCGGCAAGTATGTTTGGCCATCATTCAATGTTGCCGACATCGCGATATTTTTTGGTGTTATGCTCATGCTTATAAGTGTGTATTCTGATCGTGAAACAAAAAAATAATATTCTTCTTTATCTGGCTACGCTTGGTCCTATAGGATACCTGCCTTCTCCGGGAACTTTGGCCACAGTTGTTACATTACCCCTCATCTGGTTATCTGCTCCATTATCGTTTTTTATGTATAGTTTGATTGGCGTATGTTTGATTATTCTCTCATTACTCTTAAGTCGCTATGCATGCCGCCTATTCTTAAGTAACGATCCGCAACAGGTTATTATTGATGAAGTGATGGGGACATGGATTACCTTTTGGGCGCTGCCAAAAACGTGGTTTGTGTTGATTATGGGATGTGTACTGTTTCGATTTTTTGATATTATAAAACCCCTTGGTATTAAGCGGTTAGAGCGATTCTCTGGAGGATGGGGGGTTGTTTTGGATGATGCTGCTGCAGGGATGGTAAGTATGCTCGTTCTCCACCTTTTGCTCTGGATTGCAGGATCATACGTATCGTGATACCCTTTCGCCATTGTGTTGAATAACGTTTTTCTTACACTCTATAAGGATGCTTTATGAAATATCTTCCTACAGCACGTTTGACGTTTCTCATGAGTACATTGTTACTTCTTTCTGCATGTAACTGGTGGGGAAGTAAGGATGCAGCAACGGGAGTTAGCTCCTCTGTTGCAAATGAAACTATCCTTCTTTCGTTGGATGGTAAGCCTGTTATTACGGTAAAAGAGTTTGAAACCTTTTATAATCAAACACTTGAACAACAGCCGCAACTTGCACAATTTGCTGCATTTATGCCTGACCTCAAAGAAAATCTTTACAATACATTTGCAAGTTACAAGTTATTAGAATACTGGATTCGTGATAACAAGATTAATCAAAAGCCAGAGTACGTATCTGATCGTGATATGTTAATTGAAAATATTGAGCGAAGTCTTGCGTTAAAATATTTCCAGCTTCAGTTTCCTGTAGATGTTCGTGATGCAGATGTAAAAAAATATTACGAAGATAACAAAGAGACGATCTATCTTATGGCACCTTCTGGCATAGCCGCATTGGGTGCATCATTTGGTTCAGAAAAAGACGCACAAGCCTTTTTTTCAAAAGCAAAAAAAGCTGACGATTTTATTGCACTTGCAAAAGATGACGATGTAACCGTCCGCAACTTTGGTCGTGTCAACGAACAAAGTAATAACTTGGACGAAGGGCTCAAGCAGAATATTTTGGGCGTGAGTTCATTCCCATCAGTACAATTATTTGTCGTTGGTGATACTCATTGGGTTGTCCAAGTAAAATCAAAAGATGAAGCGAAATATTATTCATTTGAACAAGCTGAAGATGATGCTCGTACTCGTATTATGGCAGAACGTTCTAATGATATGCTTATGAAGGAAATTGAAAACCTTAAATCAAAATACAATGTTATTGAAAACAAAACGTATTTTGAAACACAGGCTCAAGAACAGCAACCAATGCCTGATATGAGTTCTATCTTGTCAGACGAAATAGATCCTAGTTTATTGAGTCATGATGATAAATCATTTTCTGATGAGCTTCCTGTACAAAAAGCGTAAGGTCAAGGAATGAACAACCGAATACTTCTTCTGCTTAGTATTGGGTTTTTGGCGCATGCTGAACAAAAGATCCTTATCGATCGGATCGAGGCGGTTGTTCATGGGACTGAGGCAACTGAGCTTGTAACGAAGGCGGATATTGAACGTCCAAGTTTAAGTGGAGCTCCTCGTTCTAAGGACGAGGTTTTACTCGAACGGCTTATGTTTCAGGATGCACTTAAATATCGTGTCATGGTCGATGAAAAATCGATTGACGAGTACATCGAAAAAATAAAAAAACAAAATAACGCAACACAAGATGACATCAAACAAATGTTTCATGATGCCGGGTATACCTACGAGGAAGGGCGTAGGCATCTTGGCATCATGCAAGCAAGTGCTCAAATCTCGGATTACAAAGTGCGCTCAAAAATCTTGGTAACTGAGCAGCAAGTCAAAGAGTATTATGACGAACATCCAAAGTATTATCCTGCTGTATATCGCTTTGAGCGGGCAATGATTCCTGCAAAAGAGGGTGATGAAAAAGAGATACAAAAGAAGCTCGACAAATATGCAAAAACGCACAAAGGCATTGTCCTCGTATGGCGTACGCTGCCAGATGTTGCCGAGTCGGAGCTTGATGAAAATTTACATTTTTTGAAAAAACTCAAACAGGACGAGTTATCAAAGCCTCGTGCATTAAAAGATGGTGGGTTTGATGTGTTTCGCTTGCGTTGGAAAAAGGAATCAGAGATTATACCGTTCGATGAACGGTATCGAGAAATCTCAGAAATTCTACGTAAACCTCAATATGAAGAATTACTCTCGGCTTATAAAAAAGAGCTATGGGACAACGCTTCGATCATATATCTCTAGTTCTATGTCCAGTTGCGAACCTGTTTGGTCCGTAGATCCACATCGTCATTGCCCTCATGTTCTTCTGTGTATATCATCATTATGAGAAGGGTGAATGAGTACATAAGGGTATTGTTATGGTCTTAAGCCGTTGTATATTAACAACTTTACTCATCGGCGTGGTTACGCTGTTATTTGTGTCAAGTGCCAATACTGTCTCCAGCGTAGAAGCTCGTAGTCCTGAAGAGAGTATAGAGCATGCATCTCCGATGGATACAAAAGAAGAAAAAGTCCGTCCTGAGACTTATGAGATGCAGGCTTTGCTTATAGTGACAGGTTTTACGTTGGCTTTCCTTGGGCTTGTTTAAGGCAAGAAAGAGCTCTCAGGGTATTAATAAAAGAAGGCCTTACATTGTTGGAGTACGACTCTGGCGATACTAATGTTGAGCAATGTATGAATTTGCCCCGTGCAAAGCGGAATGAGCTTATTGAATGCTTTCGCCTGATGCTGCGGGCACAGGAACAGCAAGCAGCTGAGCTAGCCTTGCTAGAAAAGTTGCAACAGCTGTGGTTGACTGCATTCAATGCCCTAGAATAAGATGATACAGCCAAGCTTGGGCAGAGGGGTTGTTTAAAATTGCGCTAGGCGTAAAGCCTTGCAAATACTTCTTTGTTTTTTAGATAATGTGTGTAAAAGGAGAAGTATATGAAGAAGAGCGTGGTAGTGGTGGGAGTGCTAGGATGTCTCCTTATGGTTCCGATAGTATTTTGGTCCATGGAACAAGGTGGACCCGCTCGTGCGGGGAAGGGCAAAGAAAGAGAAGAGATTGAGGAAGTGATCCAAGCAGAGGCATCGCTGTGGGAATGGTTGGTTGGAGCATTGTGGGAAGCGGGAAGCGCCTTATTCCCTGTGGTAAGGGGAAGGTCAACTGCAGCAGATGATGAGTTGAGGGAATGGGCATTAGCAAATCCAAATGATCCAAGGTCAATAGAATATTTTATATATACGGGTGCACAGCCAGGTCCAGCTGAAGTTGCTCACGCGAGAGAAGAAGTGGAAGAAAGCAAGGAAGAGATGATAGAGCAGCTGGCGGCCGGAGAGGCGGGTCCTTCAGGAGAGGCAGAACCTGAGATAGTTCGCTTATTAAGAGCTGCACAGGAACGTCTTCCAGTACCCGAAAGACCGACACGGGGAGATGTCCCCAGTTTACAGGATCAAATAATTAATCGCATAGTTGATTTGATATCCGTTGATCAAGAGATATGGCGTCAGATACGAGATAAAGAACCATATTTGCCAGTGGCATTTAAACAATTAATTGAAAAAAAATATCTTGAACGTTATGAGCATAGCTTACCTGAGTATGATTATGCCATACATGATTTAAATGATTTAATTGAAGAGGGAAGTGGTAATGAGCCGCGACTAGTTATCAACCATCCGTGGCTTGTGAGCTTAGTGGGCCTTACCCAGATTAAAGGAATTAGCAAGGTTCGCGAGTTGGTAATACAAGGTGCAACTATTTATGAGATTCCTTCTGAAATAGGTGATTTGGTACAATTACGAGAGCTCAATTTACGAGGTACAAGAATAACACAGTTGCCCGCAGAGATTGGTCGCTTAGCCAATTTGCAAACTCTTAATTTAGAAGACACAAGAATAACACAGTTGCCCGTAGAGATTGGTCGCTTAGCCAATCTGCAAACTCTTGATTTAGGAAACACAAGAATAACACAGTTGCCCGCAGAGATTGGTCGCTTAGCCAATCTGCAAACTCTTGATTTAGGAGACACAAGAATAACACAGTTGCCCGCAGAGATTGGTCGCTTAACCCAATTAAGCTATCTTAATTTGATGAATACCCCACTGGCTCGAAATCAAAAAGAGATACATAAAATTAGAAAATTGCTGCCTGAGGGGTGTTGGTTTTTGTTCTGAAATTGTTCGTGTTATGCTAAAAATGTAGCGAATTTTTTGCTTTTTGAAGAACACCAGTTGTTCTCTACTGGTAGAGTTTATGTATTCTTGAATAGTAGCAAAAAGCTCTTGCGTGTTTATGGATGCATTTAAGGTAGGGTTTGTTGTTCGTGTTTTTTAACTTGGTGTTTGGGTATAATGGTTTACAAGATAATTTGCTGAGTTGCATGTTTTTTGAATTCCGTAAAGATCTGCCTAGTGCATTGTCCTGTGGTAAAGCCAGGTGCGAACAGATTTGGTGTGTAGATCTATACTTTTTGACACACCCCTTATTCTCGTGTTTTACTGCGTATATCATGATTATGACAAGGATGATTCAGTCCAGAAGGGGGTTTTCGTTGTGAATTTTAATCACTGTATGCGCGGGATAATCGGGGTGGGCTTATTGGTCATTGGAATTGAATCGACAGTTTATACTGTTGAGTCCAGCCCTTCTGTTCCGGAGGTCTCTCCATTGTCGTCTGAGGTGGAAAGGGAGAATTTGATGGGTCCAAATGAAGCAAAGAGCTATGGATCGCACGTTGCTTTAGGTATGGTGTTGATCATCCTAACCGCCTGCGGTCTGGCTTGGAAAACGGAGACAGATGCTATTAAGCGTCTTAGCCCTAATAATGTGGATGACATTGTACGCAGATACCGGATCGCTCGTCGTCGTGAATTAAATATAGGGAATGAAGCACTCCCAGCGACTACGGGGTTTTTGAATCATCATGCATAGACGATTCCAGTTCAAGGGCTTGTTTGAGAAGATCCTGCTTGCGCTTTTTGAGTGTTTCCTGAGACTCTAGATATGTTTCCAATAATTCTTGTGTGTTCATCGAGACGTTCATAGCCGAAGTTCGCCTCTCGCGTTTTTCAGCCTGTTGGATAGGGATAATACCCGTTATGTAATGGGCTTGAGAGCAGGCCTTTTGAATCTCATACAGATCAATAGTGTCTCGTTGGCCGGGTGGCAGGGTATAGATGATCTTAACGATGGTATCTCTCAGATCATGGTCTGCCAACGATTCAAGGAGCTGTTCTGTCTGATCTCGATTTGCCGATAGGGTGCATTCAACTTGTACAAACCGCCTTGTGGGGGTTGGTATGAACTTGTAGGATGTCTTTCCTTTGGCCTCAATCGTGACAAGGCAGAATCCCTTTTCTTCCTTGCGCTCTCCGAAATCTATCCGCTCTACTGATCCAGAATAAACCAATGGGGGATGGCCGTTTTTATTTAAATTTTGGTGGCGGTGTAGGTGACCTAAGGCAACGTAATCAAAGGGTGATATGGCAAGATGCGATGGTAAAAAGGTTGGGTCGGTGCCAAGGAGGGCGCGCTTTTCCGAGCCTGAAAATATCCCTTCACTTACGGTCAGATGCCCAGCCATGACTGCCGGAATAGATGGATCTAGTTGTTGCGCAAGATTTTGAATAATGGCTATGACTGAGCGGGTAATATATGAAGTGATCTCTTCAGCTGATTTTGAGAGGTGCTCTTTCGAGATACTGATAGTATTACGAGTTGGCCATGGAATACCAACGATGTTTACGGGACCGTTCTTTGTTTTGAGTTGAATGATACGAGGCTTGGAAACAACATACATAGTCGGAAGTGGCACATCACCAAATACGTCGAGTGCGCTTGCCTTACCAAAGCTGAGAGGATTATCGTGGTTTCCAATGATACTGATTGTTGGAATATTGGCCTCGTGGAGTCGTAAAAAACATTTCATGAGCAATTGTTGCTGTGTTGGGCTTGGATGCGCTGTTTTATAGGCATCACCTGCAAATAGGAAAAAATCAACTTCTTGTTCTATCGCAACATCAATACATGCATTGAGTGCCTTGTTGAAATCAAGCAAACGCGTATGGATTCCAGTTTCGGGATCTATCTTGCCATAATTCTCCACTCCAAAATGGATATCAGCAGTATGTACAAAGCGAATCATGAAGCTCCTGAAGTCAATGATTGACGGTGCTTTTGTGAAGATATTTTTTCTTCTGATGAATTCTTTGAGATAATGCGTTGAGTTACTTTTTGGAATGATTCTACGTGCATATGTTCTTCGACGATAGAGTATTTTGAAATATGAGTGTGCGAACCAATATGACCATGCGATTGAATTTTCGAGTCATCGATAATGCAATGTGGTTCCGTGGTTACATAATCTCCGAGTATACTATTGGTAATGACTGCATGCGCACCAAGTGAACAATGAGCTCCGATGGAAGTGGTTCCTGTGATGTAAGCACCAGCGCCAATGATGGTTCCAGGTTCGATAGTTACAGAGAGATCAATGTGTGTTGTCAGTGGCATCATGAATCGTACACCATTTTGCATCCAGTGCTGAATCAGCTCAGAGCGTTTAATGTGTTCCACTTCCCATAATTCCTTAAACGTATTTATACCGCGAATGAAATCGTAGGGCACAACGGTTGTTGTAACGTTTTGACCGGCATCACTGGCGAGTTTAGCAAGGTCTGTCAGATAGAATTCTTGTTTGCTATTATTTTGATCAATCTCTTGAATATATGTTTCAAGGAACGCACGATTAAATAGATAGATACCTGCATTAATGTACGGGGCTTCATTAATGCTTCCTGTGTAATCACGTGCTTCTACAATGCTGATGTGTGAATTGTTTTGTACAACGCGACCATAACCTGATGGCTCGGTATGGTGTGATGTCACAAAGCTCATAACCGCATCGTTGATTATGTGTTTGTTGTAGAGTGTTTCAATGATGTCACTTGTAATGAGTGGCATATCTCCATTCATAATTAAGATGAGATCTTTATTCCATAGCCGTTGCGTGCATGCAACGGCGTGTCCGGTTCCCAACTGTTCAGTTTGCTCTACGATAGATATAGGAATCTTGAGATTGTTATTGAGAGTGTGAATCAACACATCTTTTTGGAAACCAACAACAGCGGTCGTTGGTATGTTCAGGGCTTCGAGGAGGCGAGTGCCGTAAAGAATCATTTCTTGGCCGCATATCTTGTGGAGGAGTTTGCTTGTTCCTGTTTTAAATCGTGTCGATTTCCCTGCCGCCAGAACGATTGCTTGAACATTATTCATCAGATGTCTCCATTGTAGGACATAATACGTGTCAAAAATCGCCACAGTCTAGCATAGGATATTAGTGAAGGGTAGTTCTAAACATGGTATTTAAAAGCTGAAAAGACAGGGTATACTAGGGATATGCCTTTCAGATTTTGGAGAGATGGCTGAGTGGTCGAAAGCGGCCGCCTCGAAAGCGGTTATTCCGGATAAAACCGGGATCGGGGGTTCGAATCCCCCTCTCTCCTCCAGTGCTTTTGAAAAAATTACCCATCTTACTACACTGAGTGCCGGTATATTTCCCCACGGTTCGCCAAAGGAGGCCTTTCTATGAATACCCCACGAGTTTTTGGACTGAGTGTAGCAGTCTGGTTTGTCGGCTACGTATTTCGCATATTGACCTGTGGCTGGCTTTTTACTTGGGTTTATATGATTCCGCCACATATCTGGGTTGATCCTCAAGCTATGATGCAGCTACCATCTTTGGTAGGAATGAATCTTATTTCGTGGCTTCACGCATTGATGTTTGTTGTAGTATATGCCTTTGTCAATAAATATATGCCATTTAAAGGCGTTACTGGCGGGTTACTGTATGGATTAGGAGTAACACTTGTCAGTTCATTTGGTATGTTGACCATGCCCTTTTATATGACCATTGCACCGACGGTTGTTATCTATTGGGTTCTCCAGGGATTAATTCTTAATATGGTAAATGGTGCGATTATGGGTAAGTGGTATCGCTTATAAGTTTGTATGGCTTATGCACGGTAATGCGCTGAAATGTTTGATTGTTTTGGCGCATTTTTTTGTATGCGACCTGTAGTACACTCTTCTTGACTATCCATTGTATTTGCATAATCTTAAAGCCTCAGTTTATCACGTGATTTTCGCGATCTATTCGGGATAGTATATGAGGGCTCACTTAAGAACTTTGTTTTTTATCGTACTGAGCGTTGCGCCATGTCGTGCAATGATCTATGACAATAAGTTTTTGCCTCTCGGTCCATATCGCTTTTCTCGTAAGTACACCGATTCAACTATTGCTGTTCCTCAAGCATTCGCTATTACTGGCCATGAGTCTCATAGTGTTACTCATGAAGATGTCGCGCTATTTGGTCTTTATGGAAGTTATAATCTCGCTGCAGTGAGTAATGCATTAGGAGATGTTGGATCACCAAATCCACTGCGTAG comes from the Candidatus Babeliales bacterium genome and includes:
- the lspA gene encoding signal peptidase II, with protein sequence MKRARELQNYAWIGGAILLLDRITKWIVLHYLENEYICTSFLSFDLVVNRGISWGMFHSTNQAMFMLVTTLVMGVIVFLISHAYTRWSDSFAIYGEIMVLAGALSNLFDRFMYRGVIDFIEVTTGKYVWPSFNVADIAIFFGVMLMLISVYSDRETKK
- a CDS encoding phosphatidylglycerophosphatase A, producing MKQKNNILLYLATLGPIGYLPSPGTLATVVTLPLIWLSAPLSFFMYSLIGVCLIILSLLLSRYACRLFLSNDPQQVIIDEVMGTWITFWALPKTWFVLIMGCVLFRFFDIIKPLGIKRLERFSGGWGVVLDDAAAGMVSMLVLHLLLWIAGSYVS
- a CDS encoding peptidyl-prolyl cis-trans isomerase, whose protein sequence is MKYLPTARLTFLMSTLLLLSACNWWGSKDAATGVSSSVANETILLSLDGKPVITVKEFETFYNQTLEQQPQLAQFAAFMPDLKENLYNTFASYKLLEYWIRDNKINQKPEYVSDRDMLIENIERSLALKYFQLQFPVDVRDADVKKYYEDNKETIYLMAPSGIAALGASFGSEKDAQAFFSKAKKADDFIALAKDDDVTVRNFGRVNEQSNNLDEGLKQNILGVSSFPSVQLFVVGDTHWVVQVKSKDEAKYYSFEQAEDDARTRIMAERSNDMLMKEIENLKSKYNVIENKTYFETQAQEQQPMPDMSSILSDEIDPSLLSHDDKSFSDELPVQKA
- a CDS encoding peptidyl-prolyl cis-trans isomerase, with translation MNNRILLLLSIGFLAHAEQKILIDRIEAVVHGTEATELVTKADIERPSLSGAPRSKDEVLLERLMFQDALKYRVMVDEKSIDEYIEKIKKQNNATQDDIKQMFHDAGYTYEEGRRHLGIMQASAQISDYKVRSKILVTEQQVKEYYDEHPKYYPAVYRFERAMIPAKEGDEKEIQKKLDKYAKTHKGIVLVWRTLPDVAESELDENLHFLKKLKQDELSKPRALKDGGFDVFRLRWKKESEIIPFDERYREISEILRKPQYEELLSAYKKELWDNASIIYL
- a CDS encoding leucine-rich repeat domain-containing protein — protein: MKKSVVVVGVLGCLLMVPIVFWSMEQGGPARAGKGKEREEIEEVIQAEASLWEWLVGALWEAGSALFPVVRGRSTAADDELREWALANPNDPRSIEYFIYTGAQPGPAEVAHAREEVEESKEEMIEQLAAGEAGPSGEAEPEIVRLLRAAQERLPVPERPTRGDVPSLQDQIINRIVDLISVDQEIWRQIRDKEPYLPVAFKQLIEKKYLERYEHSLPEYDYAIHDLNDLIEEGSGNEPRLVINHPWLVSLVGLTQIKGISKVRELVIQGATIYEIPSEIGDLVQLRELNLRGTRITQLPAEIGRLANLQTLNLEDTRITQLPVEIGRLANLQTLDLGNTRITQLPAEIGRLANLQTLDLGDTRITQLPAEIGRLTQLSYLNLMNTPLARNQKEIHKIRKLLPEGCWFLF
- a CDS encoding exonuclease SbcCD subunit D, which encodes MIRFVHTADIHFGVENYGKIDPETGIHTRLLDFNKALNACIDVAIEQEVDFFLFAGDAYKTAHPSPTQQQLLMKCFLRLHEANIPTISIIGNHDNPLSFGKASALDVFGDVPLPTMYVVSKPRIIQLKTKNGPVNIVGIPWPTRNTISISKEHLSKSAEEITSYITRSVIAIIQNLAQQLDPSIPAVMAGHLTVSEGIFSGSEKRALLGTDPTFLPSHLAISPFDYVALGHLHRHQNLNKNGHPPLVYSGSVERIDFGERKEEKGFCLVTIEAKGKTSYKFIPTPTRRFVQVECTLSANRDQTEQLLESLADHDLRDTIVKIIYTLPPGQRDTIDLYEIQKACSQAHYITGIIPIQQAEKRERRTSAMNVSMNTQELLETYLESQETLKKRKQDLLKQALELESSMHDDSKTP
- a CDS encoding NTP transferase domain-containing protein, whose protein sequence is MNNVQAIVLAAGKSTRFKTGTSKLLHKICGQEMILYGTRLLEALNIPTTAVVGFQKDVLIHTLNNNLKIPISIVEQTEQLGTGHAVACTQRLWNKDLILIMNGDMPLITSDIIETLYNKHIINDAVMSFVTSHHTEPSGYGRVVQNNSHISIVEARDYTGSINEAPYINAGIYLFNRAFLETYIQEIDQNNSKQEFYLTDLAKLASDAGQNVTTTVVPYDFIRGINTFKELWEVEHIKRSELIQHWMQNGVRFMMPLTTHIDLSVTIEPGTIIGAGAYITGTTSIGAHCSLGAHAVITNSILGDYVTTEPHCIIDDSKIQSHGHIGSHTHISKYSIVEEHMHVESFQKVTQRIISKNSSEEKISSQKHRQSLTSGAS